From the Pleurodeles waltl isolate 20211129_DDA chromosome 6, aPleWal1.hap1.20221129, whole genome shotgun sequence genome, the window GCATTTTGCTTACATAAGGCACTTTGAAAAAGTTTGCAATTGTAATTACATCGCACTCCAGACGCAACAAGTGCCCACTGCCATGCATTACCTGCCCGTTCTTGCAGAGGTCTGCCCACATGCTGGTGCCATCTCCTCCTCGCATCAGGACGTGGTAGATGAAGAAGTAAGTGCCCGGAATGTTACACGTAAACTTCCCCGTGGCTGCGTCGTAGTTGTTGCCCAAGTTCGTGACTATGTCGTCAAACTTGAGAATTTCATAGCCTTCGTGTGGGTTCTTCAAGCCGGCGTAGAAGGCCACCCTTGGCACGGTGGTGTAGGTGGCTGTGCTGATGGCACCACTGCTGCCGACTCCTGGATAACCCGGAGGCCCCGCTTTGCCCAGCTCGCCCCTCTCACCTGGTGGCCCCATAGGGCCAGGGGGGCCAGGTTCACCCGGTGGGCCGGGGGGTCCCGGCTTCCCTGGTCGGCCAGGCTTCCCTTGGGGCCCTTGCACCAAAGTGGATGGTGGAGGAGGCACAACCCCAGTACTGTCCCCCGGGGTCTCGGCATCTTCCCGCAAGCTGGCGCTGGTGGCCGAGGTGGTCTTTGCCAGATATGGGTCACAGACCATGCGGCACGTGCCCAACATCTCATAGTGCCCGTCCGTCCCCACCGAGTTGACCAGTACCGGGATGAGGATGACCAACACCAAAATCATCACGACTCCCACAGCGGCTGCGATGAGCGTCTTTCTTCCGAGGCTTAGCCTGGAGAGCGGTTGAGAACGCTGCCTCCCCGACGGCGGAATGGTGCCTggtgggtgggaggggttgggCACCCCTTGTAGAGATATGAtgaaatatttgtatgtatatatttatatatgtgtatatatttattatatgtttGAGATTCCCTAAAGCTTCACTACAGAAAGCCTTAAATAAGTGTCTCTAGAAAGCCCAAATACTAGTTGTGGGCTGAACCGAAATTGAATATTGCCCTTATATAGCTTCGGCTCCTATGCCTCCCCCCCAGCAGAGGCACATGGTAATGTGCAGGCAGAGCATCAGCCAC encodes:
- the C1QL1 gene encoding C1q-related factor; this translates as MILVLVILIPVLVNSVGTDGHYEMLGTCRMVCDPYLAKTTSATSASLREDAETPGDSTGVVPPPPSTLVQGPQGKPGRPGKPGPPGPPGEPGPPGPMGPPGERGELGKAGPPGYPGVGSSGAISTATYTTVPRVAFYAGLKNPHEGYEILKFDDIVTNLGNNYDAATGKFTCNIPGTYFFIYHVLMRGGDGTSMWADLCKNGQVRASAIAQDADQNYDYASNSVILHLDPGDEVYVKLDGGKAHGGNNNKYSTFSGFIIYSD